A single window of Prionailurus viverrinus isolate Anna chromosome F1, UM_Priviv_1.0, whole genome shotgun sequence DNA harbors:
- the LOC125155703 gene encoding olfactory receptor 10J1-like → MKTANHTEVRGFVFQGFSNFREHQLILFAVFLTLYLLTLAGNVIIVTIIRVDHHLHTPMYFFLSVLSTSETCYSLVIIPRMLSGLVGLSQSISLVGCGTQLFFFLGFAITNCLLLAVMGFDRYVAICNPLRYPIVMNWRACTILASSVCASGFLLSLVQAVAIFRLPFYRKNHTWVSEFTFQGFSSFHEHQLGLFVVFLALYVVTLAGNVVIVTVISVDRHLHTPMYFFLSMLSASETIYTLVIIPKMLCNLVGLSQPISLAGCATQMFFFITLAINNCFLLTAMGYDRYVAICNPLRYSVIMNKRVCVQLVGGACGIGLIVATTQVTSVFRLPFCATKVAHFFCDIRPVMKLSCVDTSVNETLTVIISVLVILVPMGLVFISYILIVSTILKIPSAQGRKKAFATCASHLTVVVVHYGCASVAYLKPKSENTRDQDQLISVTYTVITPLLNPVVYTLRNKEVKDALLRATGRKLS, encoded by the exons ATGAAGACAGCCAATCACACAGAGGTGAGGGGGTTTGTTTTCCAAGGTTTCTCCAACTTCCGAGAACATCAACTCATACTGTTTGCCGTGTTTCTAACCCTGTACCTCTTAACTCTGGCCGGCAATGTCATCATCGTGACTATTATCCGTGTTGACCaccacctccacacccccatgtacttctttcTAAGTGTTCTCTCCACATCAGAGACGTGCTATTCCCTGGTCATCATCCCACGCATGCTTTCCGGCCTCGTGGGTCTGAGCCAGTCCATCTCCCTGGTGGGCTGTGGGACTcagctctttttcttccttggctTTGCCATCACCAACTGCCTCCTGCTAGCAGTCATGGGGTTTGATCGCTACGTGGCCATCTGCAACCCACTTCGTTACCCAATCGTCATGAATTGGAGGGCCTGTACCATTCTGGCGTCCTCGGTCTGTGCCTCGGGGTTCTTGCTCTCTCTGGTTCAGGCTGTGGCCATTTTCCGACTGCCTTTCT ACAGGA AGAATCACACTTGGGTGAGTGAGTTCACTTTCCAGGGCTTCTCCAGCTTCCACGAGCACCAGCTCGGCCTGTTTGTCGTGTTCCTTGCACTGTACGTCGTGACCCTGGCCGGCAACGTGGTCATCGTGACCGTCATTAGTGTGGATCGTCACCTGCAcacgcccatgtacttcttcctgagCATGCTGTCCGCTTCAGAGACCATATATACACTCGTCATTATACCCAAAATGCTCTGTAACCTTGTAGGCCTGAGTCAGCCCATCTCCTTGGCtggctgtgccacccagatgtTCTTCTTCATCACCTTGGCCATCAACAACTGCTTCCTGCTCACGGCGATGGGGTACGACCGCTACGTGGCCATCTGCAACCCCTTGAGATACTCCGTCATCATGAACAAGAGGGTGTGTGTGCAGCTGGTGGGGGGCGCCTGCGGCATTGGGCTGATTGTGGCGACGACCCAAGTGACATCTGTGTTCAGGTTGCCTTTCTGTGCTACGAAGGTGGCCCACTTCTTCTGTGATATCCGACCTGTAATGAAGCTCTCCTGCGTCGACACCTCGGTCAACGAGACCCTGACCGTGATCATCAGCGTGCTGGTGATCCTGGTCCCCATGGGCCTGGTCTTCATCTCATACATCCTCATCGTCTCCACCATCCTCAAGATCCCCTCCGCCCAGGGCCGGAAGAAGGCCTTTGCCACCTGCGCCTCTCACCTCACAGTGGTCGTCGTCCACTACGGCTGTGCCTCCGTCGCCTACCTCAAGCCCAAGTCGGAGAACACCAGGGATCAGGACCAGCTGATCTCGGTGACCTACACCGTCATCACCCCCCTGCTGAACCCAGTGGTGTATACCCTGAGGAACAAGGAGGTCAAGGATGCTCTGCTCCGGGCCACTGGCAGGAAGCTTTCCTGA